A window of the Gemmatimonadota bacterium genome harbors these coding sequences:
- a CDS encoding TonB-dependent receptor, translating to MRITSMVLLLLFSVWPAAAQETGSLAGRVATDDGMALFGANITVAGDAIEGLRGTTADGEGAFRIDGLPSGVYEVTASFLGYESLTTAGVMIRGGETTTLDLGLAATTLIGEQVVVSASRKQEKLLDAPASISVVELDEIMNRPSLSVTDYINDLGGVDQAKVGVSQSSTVIRGFNRTFTGSLLTMVDNRIARIASLRLNMDSAIPLTSEDIQRIEVVRGPGSALYGPNSANGVMHIMTRSPIGSEGNAFSLFGGERSLRKATFRHASSVDGKIGFKVSGEYTKAREWEFEDPLEVIPRDNDNERLVGEIRIDLRPTDDLSIIGSAGYSRLKGIQMTGQGAAQAVDWSTRFFQARSQYKGWFAQIFLNMNDAGDTKLLRTTQPIVDTSRLTVMQLQHNLALGARQQFTYGADVLLTRPNTGNTTHGQFEDRDNLDEYGFYIQSETNLNDQVSLMLAGRLDEHSKIEDPVFSPRAALVIKPSPESTLRLTYNRAFGTPSSVHYFLDLIAGSDPFGLGANFGALGLGPDRTIDLRTQGVNSQFTFRRGDNGLPMYRSPFAPVAGLPADTFLPMNDPASTNLLWGVARGAVLAQLTPQLQGLAVPIITQYLISLGLPAPNAAQLAAQQAAQLAAAFPGVIPSALPGLTNALGVLDTGTGTFNPVGPASVRDVDPMRPSITETFEVGYKGVVGNKLVLTADFYRNRIHDFISSIHIVTPNVFLDPGPLASALGAGIAQQLALPENAQLAGALAVIDDPATGVGGDGNGSPVDELTRIFVSTAAAIPYGTVTPEEASDPNAVMLTYRNFGEVSYYGTDLGFSYYPNETWNLSGSYSFINENLFEKVDGIDDIPLNAPKHKVSLAIGLKPSGLPLNLGARMRYRGAFEMADGVYVGDVESHTVVDVSASYDFAKATFSVEASNLLDKQYQAFVGAPMIGRLVMAGLAVRF from the coding sequence ATGCGCATTACGAGCATGGTTCTGCTCTTGCTGTTCAGTGTATGGCCGGCGGCGGCCCAGGAAACCGGCAGCCTGGCCGGCAGAGTCGCCACCGATGACGGCATGGCGCTGTTCGGCGCCAATATCACTGTCGCAGGCGACGCGATCGAAGGACTGCGGGGAACGACGGCCGACGGCGAAGGGGCGTTCCGCATCGACGGCCTGCCGTCCGGTGTCTATGAAGTGACCGCTTCCTTCCTCGGTTACGAATCGCTCACCACGGCCGGCGTAATGATCCGCGGGGGTGAAACCACCACGCTGGACCTCGGCCTGGCGGCTACGACGCTGATCGGCGAGCAGGTCGTGGTTTCCGCGTCGCGCAAGCAGGAGAAGCTGCTCGACGCGCCGGCCTCCATATCCGTGGTGGAACTGGACGAGATCATGAACCGGCCTTCCCTGTCGGTAACCGACTACATCAATGACCTGGGCGGCGTGGACCAGGCCAAGGTCGGCGTTTCCCAGAGTTCCACCGTGATCCGGGGCTTCAACCGCACCTTCACCGGATCCCTCCTGACGATGGTGGACAACCGGATCGCGCGCATCGCCTCGCTCCGGCTCAACATGGACAGCGCCATTCCGCTTACGAGCGAGGACATCCAGCGCATCGAAGTCGTCCGCGGGCCGGGTTCCGCCCTTTACGGCCCCAACAGCGCCAACGGGGTCATGCACATCATGACCCGGTCGCCCATCGGTTCGGAGGGCAACGCGTTTTCCCTGTTCGGCGGTGAACGCAGCCTTCGCAAGGCGACCTTCCGCCACGCCAGCAGCGTCGACGGCAAAATCGGGTTCAAGGTTTCGGGCGAGTACACGAAGGCCCGCGAATGGGAATTCGAAGACCCCCTGGAAGTCATCCCCCGGGACAACGACAACGAACGCCTGGTCGGAGAAATCCGGATCGACCTGCGTCCGACCGACGACCTGTCCATCATCGGATCGGCGGGGTATTCCCGGCTCAAAGGCATCCAGATGACCGGACAAGGCGCGGCCCAGGCCGTCGACTGGTCCACCCGGTTCTTCCAGGCCCGCTCGCAGTACAAGGGATGGTTCGCACAGATCTTTCTCAACATGAACGACGCGGGCGATACCAAGCTCCTCCGGACCACCCAGCCGATCGTGGACACCTCGAGGCTGACCGTGATGCAGCTCCAGCACAACCTCGCGTTGGGCGCCCGGCAACAGTTCACCTATGGAGCGGACGTGTTGCTGACCCGGCCCAACACCGGGAACACGACCCACGGTCAATTCGAAGACCGTGACAATCTGGACGAATACGGGTTCTACATTCAAAGCGAAACGAACCTGAACGACCAGGTCAGCCTGATGTTGGCCGGCCGGCTGGACGAGCACAGCAAGATCGAGGACCCGGTATTCTCCCCCCGGGCAGCCCTGGTTATCAAGCCTTCGCCTGAGAGTACGCTCAGGCTGACGTACAACCGGGCCTTCGGCACACCCAGTTCGGTGCATTACTTCCTCGATCTGATCGCGGGTTCCGATCCATTCGGCCTGGGTGCGAACTTCGGCGCCCTGGGCCTGGGTCCGGACCGTACCATCGATTTGCGCACGCAGGGCGTCAACTCGCAGTTCACGTTCCGGCGCGGAGACAACGGCCTGCCCATGTACCGGTCACCCTTCGCCCCGGTGGCGGGGCTGCCCGCGGACACTTTTCTGCCCATGAACGATCCGGCCAGTACCAATCTCCTCTGGGGCGTGGCCCGCGGGGCCGTGCTGGCGCAGCTTACGCCGCAGCTCCAGGGGCTGGCGGTCCCCATCATTACGCAGTACCTGATTTCGCTCGGTCTTCCGGCACCGAACGCCGCGCAGCTCGCGGCCCAGCAGGCGGCGCAACTGGCCGCCGCGTTCCCGGGCGTCATCCCGTCCGCCCTGCCGGGGCTCACGAATGCACTGGGCGTACTGGACACGGGGACGGGAACCTTCAATCCCGTCGGCCCGGCGTCGGTCAGGGACGTGGACCCGATGAGACCGTCCATTACCGAGACGTTTGAAGTGGGTTACAAGGGCGTCGTCGGCAACAAGCTGGTGCTGACCGCTGATTTCTACCGGAACAGGATTCATGATTTCATCAGTTCCATACACATCGTGACCCCCAACGTGTTCCTGGATCCCGGTCCACTGGCCTCGGCCCTGGGCGCCGGTATCGCGCAGCAACTGGCCCTGCCGGAGAACGCGCAGCTGGCCGGGGCGCTCGCGGTGATCGATGATCCGGCCACCGGCGTGGGCGGCGATGGAAACGGGTCGCCGGTAGACGAGCTGACCCGGATCTTCGTGAGTACGGCGGCCGCGATCCCCTACGGCACGGTGACCCCGGAGGAAGCCTCCGATCCCAATGCCGTGATGCTGACCTACCGCAATTTCGGCGAAGTTTCGTACTACGGCACGGACCTCGGGTTCTCCTATTATCCCAACGAAACCTGGAACCTGTCGGGCAGCTATTCCTTCATCAACGAGAATCTGTTCGAGAAAGTGGACGGCATCGACGACATTCCATTGAACGCGCCAAAGCACAAGGTGTCCCTGGCGATCGGCCTGAAGCCGTCCGGCCTGCCGCTCAATCTCGGCGCCCGCATGCGTTACCGCGGCGCTTTTGAAATGGCCGACGGCGTCTACGTCGGCGACGTGGAATCCCATACCGTCGTGGACGTGAGCGCTTCCTATGATTTTGCTAAGGCCACGTTCAGCGTGGAGGCCAGCAATCTGCTCGACAAGCAGTACCAGGCCTTCGTCGGAGCGCCGATGATCGGGCGCCTGGTCATGGCGGGTCTCGCGGTGCGATTCTGA
- a CDS encoding TonB-dependent receptor, which translates to MRLAGVILAVIMTAVPAAAQETGVLTGRIASESGVSLFGANVVVKSPAIEGLRGSTSDSRGMYRVEGLPAGEYEVTVTFVGYVADTATGVQVQRGARTERDFVLAATVLVGQEVVVSASRKQEKALDAPASVEVVEMKDIRDSQALSVDEHIKNLSGVDHAKTGVMQASTVIRGFNKVLSGLLLTMVDNRIARIPSLRINSFHIIPITSEDIERIEIVRGPGSALYGPNSSNGVMHIISRSPFGSEGNFVSLSGGERGLRKASFRHASSVNDMIGLKISGKYLKARDWEHHDPAEVVPRNLDIDGQYGEIRLDVRPSEELTFIGSAGYSKSSSIQMTGQGSAQGRDWVYSYLQGRMQYRGWFGQFFYNKSDAGETQLLRTGDGVVDKSSLTVMQLQNTSDIGLRQQFIYGVDLLLTRPRTEGTIHGNYEDDDDTDELGAYLQSETRFTDQVSLMLAGRLDRHSRLDDPVFSPRAAVVMKPNPENTFRVTYNRAFNTPTVTTLSLDIRAVIDAFELGDYFGGLGLGPDNSIDIRSYGARNPFTFRRDESGRPMYRSPFATVDGLPRDTYLRLDDPQANDLLWSAARELVVAELIQQLGNDSGGLVTPELAAQFTGVIPERLHGLTNSLQLLNPETQGFDPYDVSAVQDIDKIRPTISQTLEFGYKGIVRNKLVLAADFYRTQMNDYTLPLWIFTPSVFLDESSLRSALSQGIADYLADPANAQLATLIRFLDTAAFGGNGNGDYTDEVDRYVDQIAEGTAMIPFGTVTPEQASDPTAVALTYRNFGDVTVYGADLGFSWFPNRSWHITGSYSYIHRNLFENVENLGDVPLNSPKHKFSGGVTYRPSGMPLTLGGKISYRGSFPMLDGVYAGPVDAYAVVDANAAYQFSAITFSVEASNLLNTKYRAFVGAPEIGRLLSAGVAVRF; encoded by the coding sequence ATGCGACTGGCAGGCGTTATCCTGGCCGTCATCATGACGGCGGTCCCGGCGGCGGCGCAGGAAACGGGCGTCCTGACCGGCAGGATCGCTTCGGAGAGCGGAGTGTCGCTTTTCGGCGCCAACGTCGTGGTTAAGAGCCCTGCGATCGAAGGGCTGCGGGGTTCGACGAGCGACAGCCGGGGCATGTACCGCGTAGAAGGACTTCCCGCCGGGGAGTACGAGGTCACCGTTACTTTCGTGGGTTACGTGGCGGACACCGCGACCGGGGTCCAGGTTCAACGCGGCGCGCGCACCGAACGGGATTTCGTACTGGCCGCCACGGTGCTCGTGGGTCAGGAGGTCGTGGTTTCGGCGTCCCGAAAGCAGGAGAAGGCGCTGGACGCTCCGGCATCCGTCGAAGTGGTCGAGATGAAGGACATCCGGGATTCCCAGGCGCTGTCCGTCGACGAGCACATCAAGAACCTGAGCGGCGTGGACCACGCGAAGACGGGCGTCATGCAGGCCAGTACGGTGATCCGCGGCTTCAACAAAGTGCTGTCGGGCCTTCTCCTCACGATGGTGGACAACCGGATCGCACGGATCCCGTCGCTGCGGATCAACTCCTTCCACATCATTCCCATTACCAGCGAGGACATCGAACGGATAGAGATCGTCCGCGGTCCCGGTTCGGCGCTCTACGGCCCCAACAGCTCCAACGGCGTGATGCACATCATATCCCGGTCGCCCTTCGGATCCGAAGGCAACTTCGTGTCCCTCTCCGGAGGGGAACGCGGCCTGCGGAAGGCGTCTTTCCGCCATGCCAGCAGCGTAAACGACATGATCGGGCTCAAGATTTCGGGGAAGTACCTGAAGGCCCGGGACTGGGAACACCACGATCCCGCCGAGGTCGTGCCGCGAAATCTCGACATAGACGGCCAGTACGGGGAAATCAGGCTCGACGTCCGTCCATCGGAAGAGCTGACGTTCATCGGTTCGGCGGGGTATTCCAAGAGCTCCAGCATCCAGATGACGGGGCAGGGCTCGGCCCAGGGCAGGGACTGGGTGTACAGCTATCTCCAGGGCCGCATGCAGTACAGGGGCTGGTTCGGCCAGTTCTTCTACAACAAAAGCGACGCGGGGGAAACCCAGTTGCTGCGTACCGGCGACGGCGTGGTGGACAAGTCGTCGTTGACCGTGATGCAGCTGCAGAACACCTCGGATATCGGTCTGCGCCAGCAGTTCATCTACGGCGTGGACCTGCTGCTTACCCGTCCGCGGACCGAAGGGACCATCCACGGCAACTACGAGGACGATGACGACACCGACGAATTGGGGGCCTATCTCCAGAGCGAGACCCGGTTCACGGACCAGGTGAGCCTGATGCTCGCCGGCCGCCTCGACCGCCACAGCAGGCTGGATGACCCGGTGTTCTCGCCGCGTGCGGCCGTAGTGATGAAGCCCAATCCGGAGAACACGTTCAGGGTCACCTACAACCGGGCGTTCAACACGCCCACGGTGACTACGTTGTCGCTGGACATCAGGGCAGTTATCGACGCGTTCGAACTTGGCGACTATTTCGGAGGGCTGGGCCTGGGTCCGGACAACTCCATCGACATCCGGTCGTACGGCGCGCGCAATCCCTTTACCTTCCGCCGCGACGAGAGCGGCCGGCCCATGTACCGGTCGCCCTTCGCCACTGTGGACGGGCTTCCCAGGGATACCTACCTCCGCCTCGACGATCCGCAAGCCAACGACCTGCTGTGGAGTGCGGCCAGGGAACTCGTGGTCGCGGAGTTGATCCAGCAACTGGGTAACGACAGCGGCGGGCTGGTCACCCCCGAGCTGGCCGCCCAGTTCACCGGCGTGATACCCGAGCGCCTCCACGGCCTGACGAACAGCCTTCAACTGCTCAACCCCGAAACGCAGGGATTCGATCCGTACGACGTCTCGGCGGTCCAGGACATCGACAAGATCCGGCCGACCATCTCGCAGACCCTCGAGTTCGGGTACAAGGGCATCGTCCGGAACAAGCTGGTCCTCGCGGCCGATTTCTACCGCACGCAGATGAACGACTACACCCTGCCGCTCTGGATATTTACGCCCTCGGTGTTTCTCGATGAAAGTTCCCTCCGAAGCGCACTGAGCCAGGGCATCGCCGACTACCTGGCGGACCCCGCGAACGCACAGCTGGCCACCCTGATCCGGTTTCTCGACACGGCCGCATTCGGCGGCAACGGGAACGGCGACTACACGGACGAGGTCGACCGGTATGTCGACCAGATCGCGGAAGGCACCGCGATGATTCCCTTTGGTACCGTAACGCCCGAGCAGGCGTCCGACCCGACGGCCGTCGCCCTGACCTACCGGAACTTCGGCGACGTCACGGTCTACGGCGCAGACCTGGGGTTCTCCTGGTTCCCCAACCGGTCGTGGCACATAACGGGCAGTTACTCGTATATACACCGGAACCTGTTCGAGAACGTGGAAAACCTCGGCGACGTCCCCTTGAATTCCCCGAAGCACAAGTTCAGCGGAGGCGTTACGTACCGCCCCTCCGGAATGCCGCTGACCCTGGGCGGCAAGATCAGCTACCGGGGCTCCTTCCCGATGCTGGACGGCGTCTATGCGGGTCCCGTCGACGCCTACGCCGTGGTGGACGCAAACGCCGCCTACCAGTTCTCCGCGATCACCTTCAGCGTGGAAGCCAGCAACTTGCTGAACACGAAGTACCGCGCCTTCGTCGGCGCTCCGGAAATCGGCCGGTTGCTTTCCGCGGGCGTGGCCGTGCGGTTCTGA
- a CDS encoding NCS2 family permease, which yields MNRIASFFRFDEHKTNWRTEATGGLTTFMTMAYIVAVNPAMLSEAMGQALFGELLFATCASAAIGTLLMALLANYPFALAPGMGLNAFFTYTIVLGMGVDWHIALAVVLASGLLFLLLTVLRVREAIITAVPEPLKRATAAGIGLFIAFIGLRNAGIIVDDPVTLVDLGDVRSWPFALTLAGMAGIGVMLARGIRGAILLGVAGVAFLAMVIGEVPWPAGVVSLPAWPATLFGEAIVHLPYTLDTMFLHLVFAFLFVDLFDTMGTLVGLSERSGFLDSQGRLPRANRALLADSVGSVFGSVLGSSTVTTYIESATGISTGARTGFASLVVAILFLGTLFVAPLVESIPVFATAPALIVTGVLMMAAAARVNWSDVTEAVPVFLTLISIPLTFSIADGLAVGFVAYPVIKRLSGKGADVHPLVDVLALVFIARYVFME from the coding sequence ATGAACCGTATCGCGTCATTCTTCAGGTTCGACGAACACAAAACGAACTGGCGGACCGAGGCCACCGGCGGCCTGACCACCTTCATGACGATGGCCTACATCGTGGCGGTAAACCCCGCCATGCTGTCGGAGGCGATGGGCCAGGCGTTGTTCGGAGAACTCCTGTTCGCCACGTGTGCGTCCGCCGCCATCGGCACGCTTTTGATGGCGCTGCTGGCGAACTACCCCTTCGCCCTGGCGCCCGGCATGGGGCTCAACGCCTTTTTTACCTATACCATCGTGCTGGGCATGGGGGTGGACTGGCATATCGCGCTCGCCGTGGTGCTGGCGTCGGGCCTCCTGTTCCTGTTGTTGACCGTACTGCGCGTCAGGGAAGCCATCATCACTGCGGTGCCCGAACCGCTCAAGCGTGCGACGGCGGCCGGCATCGGACTGTTCATTGCGTTCATCGGTCTCAGGAACGCCGGCATCATCGTGGACGATCCGGTCACCCTGGTCGACCTGGGGGACGTGCGTTCCTGGCCTTTCGCGTTGACGCTCGCCGGTATGGCGGGTATCGGCGTCATGCTTGCCCGGGGTATTCGCGGTGCGATCCTGCTGGGTGTCGCCGGGGTCGCTTTCCTGGCCATGGTCATCGGTGAGGTTCCCTGGCCCGCGGGCGTGGTCAGCCTGCCCGCCTGGCCGGCCACCCTCTTCGGGGAGGCGATCGTCCACCTGCCGTACACCCTGGACACGATGTTTCTCCATCTCGTCTTCGCCTTTCTGTTCGTAGACTTGTTCGATACCATGGGCACGCTGGTCGGCCTCTCGGAACGCTCGGGTTTCCTGGACTCCCAGGGCCGGCTGCCCCGGGCGAACCGCGCGCTGCTGGCGGACTCCGTCGGGTCGGTTTTCGGCAGTGTGCTGGGCTCATCGACCGTGACCACCTACATCGAGAGCGCCACCGGCATATCCACCGGGGCGCGCACGGGATTCGCCAGCCTTGTCGTCGCCATCCTGTTCCTTGGCACGTTGTTCGTGGCCCCGCTGGTCGAATCCATACCGGTTTTCGCCACCGCGCCGGCCCTGATCGTAACGGGCGTGCTGATGATGGCCGCGGCGGCGCGGGTGAACTGGAGCGACGTGACGGAAGCGGTCCCCGTGTTCCTGACGTTGATTTCGATCCCGTTGACCTTCAGCATCGCCGACGGGCTGGCCGTGGGTTTCGTCGCCTATCCGGTCATCAAGAGACTGAGCGGCAAGGGCGCGGACGTGCATCCACTCGTCGACGTCCTGGCGCTTGTATTTATCGCACGTTACGTTTTCATGGAGTGA